Part of the Anopheles gambiae chromosome 3, idAnoGambNW_F1_1, whole genome shotgun sequence genome is shown below.
CGCGCGCTGCATGATCCGCAGCGCCTCCTCGTACTGCTCCTGGCGAATTTCCATCTCGGCCCACTCGCACCACACGCTGGCCAGCTCGTCCACCTTCAGGTAGTCCACCTGGACGGCCTTTTCGAACACGACGCGCGCGTCGGCCAGCTGCTTGTTGGTTTCGTAAAACTTGGCGAATGCCACCCACAGCGTGTACAGTTTGCCGACGGCCAGCTTCGGCTGCACCGTGTGGACCGCCTCCGTGTAGGTGTTGATGATTTCGTGCGGCTTGCCCTCGTACAGCTCCACCCGCTTGTGCCACTCGGCCACGTTGTGCGGGTTCTGGCGCAGCAGCACActgttcagcagcagcagccggcgcTCCATCAGATACTCGAACCGTGCCATCCGCAGCTCCACATCGATCTCCTGATCCTCGGTCGGGTTCGGGTTGCGCTCCAGCAGCTCCATCACCTTGCTCAGGCTCAGCTCCTCGAACTGCGCGTACGCATCGAACACCTGGCTAAAGTCGCGCACCGTCGTGACCGTTTGGATCGCTTCCTCGTAGATGTCGCGTGCGCGATCAAACAGCCCGCTGCGCACGTAATACCCGGCCAGCGAGTTCCACAGGTGGCCGAGCTGATCCGTGTACCGCCGCAGTCCACCGCGGATGATGCCGTCCACATTGAGCGAGTGCACTTTGTCCGGGTTTTTGGAAATCAGCTCGCACAGCTCGTTCCACAGCTGGTGGTTCGATTTGCCATGCTTCGACACGAAGTGCTCGTTGTCCACGATGCTGGCCAGCTGCTGGGCCGCCTCGTCCAGATGGCCGATCGACTGCAGAAACTCCACGTACTCTTCCGCGTCCTCCGGGCAGAGCTTCAGGTAGCGGCGCCACACCCGGACCGCCGTCTCCGGGATGTCGAACCGCTTGAGGAAGTCCAAGTACAGCGGCCAGATGCGATGGTGCTGCGTAATCGGGAGCGCACGCAGCGCCCGATCAAACACCTGCCGCGTGCGCGTTATCTTGCACTGGGCCGTCATGAACGCGCAATAGTCCATCCAGATGCGGGGCATCTTGTGCATGAAGACGAGCGCTCGCTCGAACGCATTGTTCACCTCCTCGTACTCGCCGTCCGTGATGCACTTTCCCTTCACCTGCTTGCGCAGGGTTTTGAGATAGTTGTACCACAGCTTGTACGAGCCGGGCAGCTCCTTCAGGGCCCGCTCGAACACGGTGTTGATGACGAACCGGGGCGCATTGCGCTTATGCTCCACGTACCGCATCCAGTGCTTCACCGAGTAGGCATTGCGAAGGATCTCCTCCTCGTACGGCAAGTCTTCCTCGTTCTGTGTGACAAGAGGGAAGATGGGGGAGGGAGCGGTGAGCGAAAACATACTGATTTTAGCTGCAATTGCTGCAGCGGCTGCGCATACTTACGAAGAACACTTCCGCCAGATTCACTTCCGATGAGATCGGCATACTTAAGCGTTTCGAAACACCCAGCTTGGTGCGGTTTTTCACGGGTTTTTCACAACTAAAACCTGCCGATACCGATTGTGTTTGCGTCCGCAAGCGCTTGGCCAAACACACCGGTAAACAATCAAAGTGACAGCTGGGAGCAGTGTTGCCAGAGATGCAGCGGTCGAGCCATTTGTAAATTATTGTTTACATCGTTTACAACACAGtttttattcccttttttgttggccAAAGATGTTGACCgattgtttaaaaatgttaCTTTCAAATCAATCGACTGGTTATAGCCACTAAAAATGATTCATCGTCTTAGTCGGCAAATGATAAACAGTTTGCCTTTTCCTTCCCTGTTCTTGGTCCGTTAGCAGGCGGTGTTGCTTTTCCTCCCTCTTCCTCCCAAGAAGGGTTGGCTGGTTGCACACCCTTCGCACGTACCGCGCATGATTGTGGTTACTATGTTGCTATTTCAACACACCCTCCCACCCGTCCGACGACATCTTTCTATTCCCAAACACCACACTGCTGCTACATCTTTCGCTCGGTGCGGTTCTGTCAGGAAACCAGAAGCGGAAAAGTGGCGTCGTGTGAGCTCAGGTGGAAAAATCGCCGTAGCTGTTGCGTGCCGTGATGCGTGCGTGTAAGTTAATTCCATTCGTTTGACGTGTTTTAGTTGCGTAGAACCCCGTGCAGGCTGGATGCTTATGCGTTATCGTGAACGGCGCTGGTAGagcattcccccccccccccccccccccaaccctaTTGGGTAGGAAATTTGTcaacaaataccaaaaaaGGGTGAGAGCAGCTATAAATGTAGAATGCTGGGAAAGGAAACTaccgtgtgttgtgttgtgtgtgtattctgaaGCAAAAGTGTGGAAGGTAAATGTGACGAACAACCTCAAACGAATACGCAAGGAAAGCGAAAGCATTTTTGCAATTTGTGCACTTTTTCTTATCGATCATTAGTTGCAGCAAATAAGAAGCGTCCAGTACTTTCGTTggattatatttttatgatcGACCAATCAAAACCCCTTGATGCCTGGGGAGAGCGAGGAAGGCCGCCTGGTGggggtggtttttgttttgattcggtTTTTGCAATGACGACTCGATGCACACCTGATGATAGTACCGGGAGCAATCGTAACAGCTGTTTTGTGTggtgaatttaaaaaaagaaacgttttATGATTGTGCTCTGTGGGCTTTCTGATAACCCAGCATGAGCACTGTTGTGAAATCGGCAAACAGTAGCTGAAACGAAGCAAGGCGCCAAATGTTGGCGGGAACGCTACACTCACAGCCGACGACACCCCGTCGACACGTGCAACGCCTCGCTTCGGCCGCCCGCCCGGCGACAATGCGTTCAAGGCGCGCTTTCTCACAAAGGGTTTGTTTTATCATTCCAGATAAGCGATAGCGCATCGGCGGACACGGACACATTGAAAATCAGCTGACCGACGTGGAGTTCGCTGCCGGTCGCGAGACAAGGTCTCTTCACGCTCATTTCGTCGCCGTTTGTCGGCCCGAGCAAGCTGCACTTGAGTTTCATCTAGTGGGCAGTGATTCCAGATCCTGGGCTTTCCAGACCCCCCTCTGGATAGTGAGTGTGTGGTGCAGTGGTACACTTGATTATGTAAAGCCGAAACGTGTTTGACCAccagaagtgtgtgtgtgtgtttgtgttcacACATCGGTCGGTGCATCAGTGTGAACTATTAGCCGCTTAAACAATCACCGGCCGAGATTAACTCTTTCAAGGGCTGGGCGGAGAAGGCGAAAAGAGGTCActgacggcggcggcggcgacgatgacacttttttttcgtaaGCCGAGGGCCGCGCGTGACAGTGGCAACATCAAATAATCCAAACCCAGTCTGTGGTTCCgcctgtgcgtgcgtgtgataaTGCAATTGGGGCCAAAGTGCGCACGATTTAAGGGTTCGGGCGGAATCGGAAACGCGAACGTGCGACGAGTGTAGTGTTGGCTGGCAATGTGTGCTGTACTGTACGCACAAGCAAGGGAATTACAAACACTACAACCCCAGTGACCAGTGACGAAATCGGGAGGAAACGAATCATATTGGAAAACGAAACCGAAGCAAAAAATAGGCAAACAAAATCTCCTCCATTGTAATATGCAGTGCCACGTGAGTTGCAGCGAGTTCGTGCACCGTCTAATCTACAgagattgctgctgctgaatcaGCCATGGCGGATAGAAACGGAAACATGAAGGGattccagcaacagcaacagcagactCAGCGTACCAAAGCACCCGACGGAGGCTGGGGATGGATGGTCGTATTTGCCTACGGGCTCGCCAACGTAAGTAGCAGCGCAAATGCGGCTTATCGCGAACGGATACGGAAGCTTTTGCGCGTGTCCGCTGAGCCGCGAGTCACGAGCAGGTGAATCCCTCGGATTTGCTTATCGAGTGACGGGCgggtttttaattttacattcGTGTCTTGTCTTGGTTACGCGCTAACACCACATGTCTGCTAACGCCTACTTAGTGACGCGCGTGCACTAAGCAGACAGCAAGCCCCCCGCCCGCGTGAAAGATATCCAAAATGTCAATGCAACTGTCTGACCTGGCTTTCCGTTTCGATCCGCACAACAGATTATGATCGTGCCGGTGCTGCAAAGTTTTGGGCTAATCTTCCGCGACACCTTCCGGGAGATCGACATTTCGGCCACGAAAGCGTCGATCATCATCAATTTGGCTTCCGCCGTCGGGATGGCGCTCGGTTTGTTCAACGGTCCGTTGCTACGACGGTACGGCTTCCGGAAGCTGGCCGTTGCCGGTGGGTTCCTGTTTTCCGCCGGCCTCATGCTCACCTCCTCGGCCGTACATTTCGCGCACTTCATCATTACGTACAGTATTATATCATGTGCGTATTACGATTTACCATTTAAATATGCAAATTATGTCATCAACTCGCGCTTTTTGCTCTTTGCAGCTCTGGGGATGGGATTCTGCAACTCGTCCTTCTCGCTCGCACTAAACACATACTTCGTGGAGCGACGTAACAAGGCGGCCGGCATTGCGATGACCATCACCGGCCTCGGGCCGATACTCTTGCCCCAGTTGGTGTCCCTGCTGCTCACGCTGTACGGTGCCCGGTACTGTCTGCTGATTATCGGTGCACTGGCCACCCATATCATTGCTGGCGCGTTGCTCCTCCAGCCCGTTAAGTGGCACACCTTGCCCGCACCGTCGCCGCCACCAGCCGATCAGCAGGACGCAATGCTGCCCTGCCCTCCGCTTCCGGAGGTAAAAATCGTCCCAATCGAGTTCGGTGCCGATGACGGCGCCGACGAGGCGAAGGAAGAGGACGAGTTTCTCGAGAAGGGCAGCTACATCGATCACGATCTCGATGCGCAAAGTGTTTACGGGTTCGAGCTGACCTCACAGATACGGCAGCGGGAATCGTTCTCCCAACCGCCGGGAGGTTTCATATCCGCTGCACCAAGAATTCAGCGAGCGAAAAGTGAAGGTAAGAGAGATTTGCCTTCGTGGATGTCAAATTCATTGTTTAATCGAACTTCTTCTCGGCACAGTTCTTGCACCCGCTCAGCAATGTGCGTTGGAGACGCGCTCGCTCAAGGTGGAATCATCCACCGCCCGCCCGTTACGCTGGTTCCAGTCGGGATCGGCAGAGAGTGTCCATCTCGGCAGCTCGCTCACCATGTGGGACGATCGTAACTCGTCGCTTACGCTGGCCGAGGAGACGCaatcacagcagcagcgacgtCCATCGCAGCGGCGCTTTTCGAGCTACATCAATGTGCGGTTTTCGCCGCTCCCGAAGCGTTGGTTCGAGGGATCGGCCGACACGGTCAATCTCGGCAGTTCGATGAAAATCTTCGACGAACGGTACGCCGGACCAAGGCGCGGTTCCCTCGGTAGCGGCGTTGCactgggcggtggtggtggtaagcTACCGGCACTCAGCGAAAACCAGGGCCTTACCGATGAGGCCACCCATCTGCCGACGATCGTGCGGCAGCTCGAAAATACCAAAGTTACCTCACCGCCAAACGATCGGCCCGCTGCTGGGGGCGGTAAGACGGATGGATTCTTTGCCAAAGTGGTCCACCTGTTTGACCTGACGCTGCTGCAGGATAAAGTGTACCTGAACATGATGCTGGGCATGTCGATAGCGGTGTTTGCGGAGATTAACTTCTCCCTGCTGACGCCGTTCATCCTGGGCGATCTCGGGTACAGCACGGAGCAGATCGCCTCGATCATGTCGACGCTGGCGTTGGCCGATCTGCTGTTCCGCTTCATCAGCCCGTTCGTGGGCGACTACCTGAAGCTGACCCCGCGCATCATGTACATGATTGCGCTGGCGATGCTGATCGTGACGCGGTTTAGCATCCTGCTCGCCCGATCCTACGACGAGATGGTGCTCGTAGCGTTCGGGCTGGGCGTCGCCAAGGGCGTGCGATCGGTGTACATGAGCCTGGTCATACCGAGCTACATACCGCTCAAGCGGTTGCCGTCCGCCTCCAGCATACAGATGACCACCAACGGGATCGTGCTGATGACGATCGGGCCGTGCGTGGGGCTGCTGCGCGACTGGACCGGCAGCTACTCGAAGAGCATCATTCTCATCAACGGATTCACGATAGTGACGCTGCTCATGTGGAGCGCCGAGCTGATCTACGTGCATCGGTGTCAAAACCGTGCCAAACAGAAAGTACCTCCCACCGACAAGGGACCGACGATTGTTGTTTCTTGATATTTGCAAGCTACATCGCGCCGAAAGTGTGTTCTCAACAGTGCTGTaacaataaaactaaaaaaaaacctctacCTACCGCAGtcaatgcaaaacaaagcttttaaaaattacagtctttatatttttttcttaacaTTTTCTGTCCACTTCCGTTCCGTCCACAGGTGCGTAACGGGCAGCAATGAGAGCTGTACAGGATCGCTGCATCGCGGTTAGCGATATCGGATAACGAACGATATTGATTCGCACGCAAGCTTCCGTTACGCCACGTATtcgtttaaattttaaaaccacAAGCTGCTTAACCGACACAATTAATACACGTTATCAGCGGGTGGTGGGGGGATGAAATCTTGCGTTGCCTTTGAAATGTCCCCACCTCactac
Proteins encoded:
- the LOC133392982 gene encoding pre-mRNA-splicing factor syf1 homolog, producing MPISSEVNLAEVFFNEEDLPYEEEILRNAYSVKHWMRYVEHKRNAPRFVINTVFERALKELPGSYKLWYNYLKTLRKQVKGKCITDGEYEEVNNAFERALVFMHKMPRIWMDYCAFMTAQCKITRTRQVFDRALRALPITQHHRIWPLYLDFLKRFDIPETAVRVWRRYLKLCPEDAEEYVEFLQSIGHLDEAAQQLASIVDNEHFVSKHGKSNHQLWNELCELISKNPDKVHSLNVDGIIRGGLRRYTDQLGHLWNSLAGYYVRSGLFDRARDIYEEAIQTVTTVRDFSQVFDAYAQFEELSLSKVMELLERNPNPTEDQEIDVELRMARFEYLMERRLLLLNSVLLRQNPHNVAEWHKRVELYEGKPHEIINTYTEAVHTVQPKLAVGKLYTLWVAFAKFYETNKQLADARVVFEKAVQVDYLKVDELASVWCEWAEMEIRQEQYEEALRIMQRATAMPKRKVAYHDDTETVQMRVYKSLKLWSMYADLEESFGTFKTCKQVYDRIIDLKICTPQIIINYGMFLEEHNYFEEAFKAYEKGIALFKWPNVYDIWNTYLTKFLSRYGGQKLERSRDLFEQCLDGCPPELAKNLYLLYAKLEEQHGLARHAMAVYERATTAVKEEEMYAMFNLYIKKAADIYGIPRTRQIYEKAIEVLPEADSRKMCVLFAEMETKLGEIDRARAIYAHCSQMCDPRVTADFWQTWKEFEIRHGNEDTMREMLRIKRSIQATYNTQINMMSAALINAAVTTGEPPKDAMRALEVKAAETTARAIAAVGATGGNIMFVRGETQGGAAKEDRVVNPDEIDIDDEEEEEEDDDDEAAGDENGEDIAKKIPIERQSIPAKVFGSLRREVEEKEENDMAE
- the LOC1280341 gene encoding uncharacterized protein LOC1280341; its protein translation is MADRNGNMKGFQQQQQQTQRTKAPDGGWGWMVVFAYGLANIMIVPVLQSFGLIFRDTFREIDISATKASIIINLASAVGMALGLFNGPLLRRYGFRKLAVAGGFLFSAGLMLTSSAVHFAHFIITYSIISSLGMGFCNSSFSLALNTYFVERRNKAAGIAMTITGLGPILLPQLVSLLLTLYGARYCLLIIGALATHIIAGALLLQPVKWHTLPAPSPPPADQQDAMLPCPPLPEVKIVPIEFGADDGADEAKEEDEFLEKGSYIDHDLDAQSVYGFELTSQIRQRESFSQPPGGFISAAPRIQRAKSEVLAPAQQCALETRSLKVESSTARPLRWFQSGSAESVHLGSSLTMWDDRNSSLTLAEETQSQQQRRPSQRRFSSYINVRFSPLPKRWFEGSADTVNLGSSMKIFDERYAGPRRGSLGSGVALGGGGGKLPALSENQGLTDEATHLPTIVRQLENTKVTSPPNDRPAAGGGKTDGFFAKVVHLFDLTLLQDKVYLNMMLGMSIAVFAEINFSLLTPFILGDLGYSTEQIASIMSTLALADLLFRFISPFVGDYLKLTPRIMYMIALAMLIVTRFSILLARSYDEMVLVAFGLGVAKGVRSVYMSLVIPSYIPLKRLPSASSIQMTTNGIVLMTIGPCVGLLRDWTGSYSKSIILINGFTIVTLLMWSAELIYVHRCQNRAKQKVPPTDKGPTIVVS